Proteins from a single region of Pongo pygmaeus isolate AG05252 chromosome 3, NHGRI_mPonPyg2-v2.0_pri, whole genome shotgun sequence:
- the ADAM29 gene encoding disintegrin and metalloproteinase domain-containing protein 29 — protein sequence MKMLLLLHWLGVFLSCSGHIQDEHPQYHSPPDVVIPVRITGTTRGVKPPGWLSYILPFGGQKHIIHIKVKKFLFSKHLPVFTYTDQGAILEDQPFVQNNCYYHGYVEGDPESLVSLSTCFGGFQGILQINDFAYEIKPLAFSTTFEHLVYKMDSEEKQFSTMRSGFMQNEITCQMEFEEIDNSTQKQSSYVGWWIHFRIVEIVVVIDNYLYIRYERNDSKLLEDLYVIVNIVDSILDVIGVKVLLFGLEIWTNKNLIVVDDVRKSVHLYCKWKSENITPRMQHDTSHLFTTLGLRGLSGIGAFRGMCTPHRSCAIVTFMNKTLGTFSIAVAHHLGHNLGMNHDEDTCRCSQPRCIMHEGNPPITKFSNCSYGDFWEYTVERTKCLLETLHTKDIFNVKRCGNGVVEEGEECDCGPLKHCAKDPCCLSNCTLTDGSTCAFGLCCKDCKFLPSGKVCRKEVNECDLPEWCNGTSHQCPDDFYVEDGIPCKERGYCYEKKCHDRNEQCRRIFGAGANTASETCYKQLNTLGDRVGHCGIKNATYIKCNISDVQCGRIQCDNVTEIPSLSDHTTVHWARFNDIMCWSTDYHLGMKGPDIGEVKDGTECGIDHICIHRHCVHITILNSNCSPAFCNKRGICNNKHHCHCNYLWDPPNCLIEGYGGSVDSGPPPKRKKKKKFCYLCVLLLIVLFILLCCLYRLCKKCKPIKKQQDVQTPSAKEEEKIQHQPHELPPQSQPWVMPSQSQPPVTPSQSQPQVMPSQSQPPVTPSQSQPRVMPSQSQPPVMPSQRQPQLMPSQSQPPVMPSQSKPQVTPSQSQPRVTPSQSQPHVTPYRSQSGKQKQSVPIPKTVSRKGTLKK from the coding sequence ATGAAGATGTTACTCCTGCTGCATTGGCTTGGGGTGTTTCTGTCCTGTTCTGGACACATCCAGGATGAGCACCCCCAATATCACAGCCCTCCAGATGTGGTGATTCCTGTGAGGATAACTGGCACCACCAGAGGCGTGAAACCTCCAGGCTGGCTCTCCTATATCCTGCCCTTTGGAGGCCAGAAACACATTATCCACATAAAGGTCAAGaagtttttgttttccaaacaCCTCCCTGTGTTCACCTACACAGACCAGGGTGCTATCCTTGAGGACCAGCCTTTTGTCCAGAATAACTGCTACTATCATGGTtatgtggaaggggacccagaaTCCCTGGTTTCCCTCAGTACCTGTTTTGGGGGTTTTCAAGGAATATTACAGATAAATGACTTTGCTTATGAAATCAAGCCCCTAGCATTTTCTACCACGTTTGAACATCTGGTATATAAGATGGACAGTGAGGAGAAACAATTTTCAACCATGAGATCCGGAtttatgcaaaatgaaataacatgCCAAATGGAATTTGAAGAAATTGATAATTCGACTCAGAAGCAAAGTTCTTATGTGGGCTGGTGGATCCATTTTAGGATTGTTGAAATTGTAGTCGTCATTGATAATTATCTATACATTCGTTATGAAAGGAATGACTCAAAGTTGCTGGAGGATCTATACGTTATTGTTAATATAGTGGATTCCATTTTGGATGTCATTGGTGTTAAGGTGTTATTATTCGGTTTGGAGATCTGGACCAATAAAAACCTCATTGTAGTAGATGATGTAAGGAAATCTGTGCACCTGTATTGCAAGTGGAAGTCGGAGAACATTACTCCCCGGATGCAACATGACACCTCACATCTTTTCACAACTCTAGGATTAAGAGGGTTAAGTGGCATAGGAGCTTTTAGAGGAATGTGTACACCACACCGTAGTTGTGCAATTGTTACTTTCATGAACAAAACTTTGGGCACTTTTTCAATTGCAGTGGCTCATCATCTAGGTCATAATTTGGGCATGAATCATGATGAGGATACATGTCGTTGTTCACAACCTAGATGCATAATGCATGAAGGCAACCCACCAATAACTAAATTTAGCAATTGTAGTTATGGTGATTTTTGGGAATATACTGTAGAGAGGACAAAGTGTTTGCTTGAAACTCTACACACAAAGGACATCTTTAATGTGAAGCGCTGTGGGAATGGTGTTGTTGAAGAAGGAGAAGAGTGTGACTGTGGACCTTTAAAGCATTGTGCAAAAGATCCCTGCTGTCTGTCAAACTGCACTCTGACTGATGGTTCTACTTGTGCTTTTGGGCTTTGTTGCAAAGACTGCAAGTTCCTACCATCAGGGAAAGTGTGTAGAAAGGAGGTCAATGAATGTGATCTTCCAGAGTGGTGCAATGGTACTTCCCATCAGTGCCCAGATGACTTTTATGTGGAAGATGGAATTCCCTGTAAGGAGAGGGGCTACTGCTATGAAAAGAAGTGTCATGACCGCAATGAACAGTGTAGGAGGATTTTTGGTGCAGGGGCAAATACTGCAAGTGAGACTTGCTACAAACAACTGAACACCTTAGGTGACCGTGTTGGTCACTGTGGTATCAAAAATgctacatatataaaatgtaatatctcAGATGTCCAGTGTGGAAGAATTCAGTGTGATAATGTGACAGAAATTCCCAGTTTGAGTGATCATACTACTGTGCATTGGGCTCGCTTCAATGACATAATGTGCTGGAGTACTGATTACCATTTGGGGATGAAGGGACCTGATATTGGTGAAGTGAAAGATGGAACAGAGTGTGGGATAGATCATATATGCATCCACAGGCACTGTGTCCATATAACCATCTTGAATAGTAATTGCTCTCCTGCATTTTGTAACAAGAGGGGCATCTGCAATAATAAACATCACTGCCATTGCAATTATCTGTGGGACCCTCCCAACTGCCTGATAGAAGGCTATGGAGGTAGTGTTGACAGTGGCCCACCCcctaagagaaagaagaaaaagaagttttgtTATCTGTGTGTATTGTTgcttattgttttgtttattttattatgttgtcTTTATCGACTTTGTAAAAAATGTAAGCCAATAAAAAAGCAGCAAGATGTTCAAACTCCATCtgcaaaagaagaggaaaaaattcaGCATCAACCTCATGAGTTACCTCCCCAGAGTCAACCTTGGGTGATGCCTTCCCAGAGTCAACCTCCTGTGACGCCTTCCCAGAGTCAACCTCAGGTGATGCCTTCCCAGAGTCAACCTCCTGTGACACCCTCCCAGAGTCAACCTCGGGTGATGCCTTCTCAGAGTCAACCTCCTGTGATGCCCTCCCAGAGGCAACCTCAGTTGATGCCTTCCCAGAGTCAACCTCCTGTGATGCCCTCCCAGAGCAAACCTCAGGTGACGCCCTCCCAGAGCCAACCTCGGGTGACGCCCTCCCAGAGTCAACCTCATGTGACACCTTACCGGAGTCAAAGTGGGAAACAAAAGCAATCAGTACCAATTCCAAAAACTGTATCCAGAAaaggtacattaaaaaaataa